The sequence TGTGATTCAAAAAAAACAATACTTTTTTGGAGATGTTTTTTGTAATTATTATATTCTTCAAAACCAAAAGACACAATGTTCTCTTGAATTTTTTTAAACCGTTCTTTGAAAATATCTTGACCAAAATTTTGTATATCTTTTCTAATATTCCATGATTTTCCTTCTTCTAATTTTTGAATAGCAAAATCCACTAACCATTCCGTAGGAAAAAAATCCTTATTTCCTAATTTTGCTATTATTTTTTCTAAAATAGCATCTAATATCTTATCAGAATCTACTTCTATGGTGGTGTGAGATTCTAAGCCTATTTCTTTTGCGAAGGATTTGATAATTTTTTGAAAAAATTTATCAATAGTAAATATGGAAAATTGACCATAGTTATGAAGTATTTTGGTAAGAACTTCTTTTGATATGGCGACAACTTCTGTTTCTTTTAGTTTGCAATGAAATGCGACATCTGATAAAAGTTTTTTTTCTTTTCCTTGAGAAAGATGAAACAGATTTTTAAGGATTCTGTTTTTCATTTCCTCAGTTGATTTATTTGTAAAAGTAACGGCTAAAATCTTTATGAAATAATCAGGAGATTTAAGAGCCAAACAGATATAATAAAAGGCAAGAGTATATGTTTTCCCTGAACCCGCAGAAGCATGATATATATGAAGCATTGTTTTGAATTATGAATTATAAATGCTATTAAGAACGAAAATAAATATATTTCCTTCTTTTATAAGTATTTTTATTGATAAGATAAATGGAAGAAAGTAATGAATAATGCAATAAACTTAAAACGGCGGGGGGGTGTTCTCGGTTGATTCATCAGATGTATTTTTATGTCCCTTATTAATCTTACTTGGAATTATGATTCTTGCTTTGTCTTCTGAGGACGAAGAAGCGTATTCTAAATTACTGAATTTGGTATATTTACCAATATACCTCAGCTGAACATCTTTTAAGGAGCCATTTCTATGCTTTGCAATAATTATTTCTCCGGTATTGATAGAAGGACTCCCGTCAGCGGTTTGATTTAATCCATAATATTCGGGTCTATAAATAAAAATTACCATATCTGCATCTTGTTCTATAGAACCAGATTCTCGGAGGTCTGAGAGTTGAGGTCTTTTATCTCCGCCACGTTTTTCTACTTCCCTACTCAGCTGTGAAAGAGCAATGACAGGAATATCTAATTCTTTTGCTAATTTCTTTAAAGACCGGGAAATAAAAGCTATTTCTTGCTCTCTGTTCCCTCCTCCTGTATTTTTATGGGTTTCTCCTTGCATCAGTTGTAAGTAGTCAATAATAACAAGTTGAATGTCATACTTTGTCTTCATTCGTCTTGCTTTAGCTCGTAATTCCATAACGCTGAGTGCAGGAGTATCATCAATATAGATAGGTGCGGAAGAAAGAGCATCTGTTTTACTAATAAGTTGCTCCCATTCTCGCTCCGAAAGAGTCCCTTTCCGTATCTTTTCTGACTCTATCTCTGACTCGGCGGAGATTAACCTATTGACTAACTGAATAGAACTCATCTCTAATGAAAAAAATGCTATTGGTTTTTGATATTCTATTGAGGCATTTCGCATAGCAGATACGGCAAAAGCGGTTTTTCCCATACCAGGTCTCGATGCTATAATCACAAGGTCAGATTTTTGCCAACCCGAAGTAGTTCTATCTAATTCTATAAACCCTGAAGGAACACCTGTAAGCCCATCTTTTCTGTTTTTTTTTGCTTCTAATTCTATCAACGCCTTTTGCATAAGGGTAGACATTGTTTCAAAGTTCTTTCTTATATAAGATTGTGAAATTTCATAAAGAGTTTGTTGGGTTTTGTCTAATAAATCAAAAGCATCTGTAGATGGTTCGTAGGCATTGTTCTGCACCTCAAAAGAATTCTGTATCAGCTCCCTTTTGATAGAAAGCTCGTTAATAATTCTTGCATAACTTTCTATGTTCGCAGTAGAATTTACAGGTAAGGTCAGCTCTGCCAGGTATTTAACTCCTCCAATTGCTTCCAACGTTCCGTTTTTCGACATCTGATTCTTCACTGTCAGTATATCTACAGGTTTAGAATCTTTGAATATCTCCTCTATTGCCCTATAAATGTTCTGATGGCTGATATTATAAAAACACCCCGGCTTGAGAATATCTATCACACTGCTCAGAGCATCTCTTTCAAGCATCAACGCCCCCAAAATTGCCTGCTCTAATAGGACATCATTTGGGGGAATAGTCCCATATTTCTTCTTTAAATCATCCATTGGTTAATCTCTCTCTTGGTTTTATACTCATTACAAATTAAATTAAAAAAATAAATCAATATTAATGATCCCTTTAATAGCAATTAAACAGGTAAAAAAGTAAAATAATAACATACTCTTTATTTTAGTCATTTTTTATATATGTTCGTTTTTTTTAAATGTAAAATTGTAAAAATGATACCAATACATAAGACCGTTGTAAAACTAAATAAAAAAAAGTGTTCATTAAGATTAAGATATTTTCCCTAACCACCCCAACCCCTCCTTTTAAGGAGGGGAGTTACTATTGATGGGTTATAAAAATTGATTTATTCAAAGAAAAAGTGTTGGTAACTATTGATTTTTAAGGGATACAGTTTTTAGGATTTTCATTTTTAGAATCTTTCTATAGAAGATTGTATATTTCATTGAGTACTTTTTTTTACGCAAACAATATCTTGAAAAAGTTTATTGTAGCACTTTTAAAAGGTAAAAGTATGAAATTTTATTATATTTTTGGGTAATGGGAGTAATTTTATAAGATCAATATTACATTAACAATACCGTACATTTTAACAATAGCATAGATGAAAACAGATATTTTAGCAATAGGTGCCCATCCTGATGATGTGGAGCTTGGCTGTGGTGGAACTCTCATTGCTCATAGAGAGAAGGGATATAGAGTAGTGGTACTAGATTTAACAAAAGGAGAGTTAGGAACGAGGGGTTCGGTGCAGATAAGAGCAGAAGAATCTTGGCGAGCAAAGGAAGTTATGGGTGTAGAAGAGCGTATAAATGCGGGGTTCAGAGATGGTTTTTTTGTAAATGATGAATGGCATCAGAGAGAGCTTATAAGATATATTCGTTTGTATCAACCAGATGTAGTATTGGCAAATGCTATTTGGGATAGGCATCCCGACCATGGAAAAGGAGCAAAACTTGTTTCGGATGCTTGCTTTTTATCGGGTTTATCAAAAATAGAAACTCTTTTTCACGATGTTCCGCAGATTCCTTGGCGACCAAAAAAGATATATCATTACATTCAGAGTAAGTTCATTGTTCCTGATATTATAGTAAATGTTTCGCCTTATTGGAAAAGAAAGATAGAAGCCGTTCAATGCTACGTTTCTCAATTTTACGATCCTCATAATACTCAACCAAATACATATATTAGCTCCCCTGAGTTCCTTAAAATGATAGAAGCAAGAGGTAAAGAACTTGGGCATTCTATAGCAGTAGAATACGGTGAGGGATTTACCAAAGAGAGTCATATTGGGGTGAATAGTTTTTTTGATATTTTGTGAATTTCTATATTGAGCAGATAGATGCAGTAAATTGATTGTGTATGGCAATAATTTGAGGGAGTAACATTGTTTTATCATCGTTTAAGATGAGATGCGTTGCTTTGGTGATGGCTTTTTGTTCGGTAATTTGGGAATTTATAATAGAGGTAATCTCTTCCATGGTTCTTTGTGGGTCTCTCTTTTGTATCCTTTCTATTCTCACTTGTTTGGGTGCAGAAATATAGAGTATGCAATCCAAAAATTTGTACTCCTCCGTTTGTAAAAGCAGGGCGGATTCTTTTATTATATACTTGTGGTGCATATTTTTTTGTGTCCATTGGCTAAAATCTTTTGCTACTACGGGATGCACGAGGGCATTTATCAGGTCTAGTTTTGTTTTATCTTGAAAAACAATCTCCGCTATATATTTTGCATTTACTTCTCCAGAATTATGATAAGCATCCTTCCCAAATTGTTTTTTT comes from Chitinophagaceae bacterium and encodes:
- the coaE gene encoding dephospho-CoA kinase (Dephospho-CoA kinase (CoaE) performs the final step in coenzyme A biosynthesis.) → MKKRTKVVGITGGIGAGKSLVGKIFQTLGVPLYSADTAAKQVMRNNTDLKEAIKKQFGKDAYHNSGEVNAKYIAEIVFQDKTKLDLINALVHPVVAKDFSQWTQKNMHHKYIIKESALLLQTEEYKFLDCILYISAPKQVRIERIQKRDPQRTMEEITSIINSQITEQKAITKATHLILNDDKTMLLPQIIAIHNQFTASICSI
- the bshB1 gene encoding bacillithiol biosynthesis deacetylase BshB1; translation: MKTDILAIGAHPDDVELGCGGTLIAHREKGYRVVVLDLTKGELGTRGSVQIRAEESWRAKEVMGVEERINAGFRDGFFVNDEWHQRELIRYIRLYQPDVVLANAIWDRHPDHGKGAKLVSDACFLSGLSKIETLFHDVPQIPWRPKKIYHYIQSKFIVPDIIVNVSPYWKRKIEAVQCYVSQFYDPHNTQPNTYISSPEFLKMIEARGKELGHSIAVEYGEGFTKESHIGVNSFFDIL
- the dnaB gene encoding replicative DNA helicase, translated to MDDLKKKYGTIPPNDVLLEQAILGALMLERDALSSVIDILKPGCFYNISHQNIYRAIEEIFKDSKPVDILTVKNQMSKNGTLEAIGGVKYLAELTLPVNSTANIESYARIINELSIKRELIQNSFEVQNNAYEPSTDAFDLLDKTQQTLYEISQSYIRKNFETMSTLMQKALIELEAKKNRKDGLTGVPSGFIELDRTTSGWQKSDLVIIASRPGMGKTAFAVSAMRNASIEYQKPIAFFSLEMSSIQLVNRLISAESEIESEKIRKGTLSEREWEQLISKTDALSSAPIYIDDTPALSVMELRAKARRMKTKYDIQLVIIDYLQLMQGETHKNTGGGNREQEIAFISRSLKKLAKELDIPVIALSQLSREVEKRGGDKRPQLSDLRESGSIEQDADMVIFIYRPEYYGLNQTADGSPSINTGEIIIAKHRNGSLKDVQLRYIGKYTKFSNLEYASSSSEDKARIIIPSKINKGHKNTSDESTENTPPPF